One genomic window of Nitrosomonas sp. Is35 includes the following:
- a CDS encoding HNH endonuclease, translating to MKQSLSIESESQQARHSAVSANSVLGVQAFADNRESTAAQRQLKIAMANFPQAAAQRRTSQLMNNNPRLLVQRKMLSGEPVQCIEEDESLQKESGPIQRVEEEELQKKAATDFPAQLEQQSSAKPNNTGLPDNLKSGIENLSGMSMDSVRVHYNSSQPAQLNALAYAQGTDIHVAPGQEQHLPHEVRPVMQQEQERVNPATQMKGVVQRDEDRDKSYAKIGAMSTLGLLGGAALLGGALPTLGLLAGGAIVGGAIGWGASRLRESFLPEGPSTSLAPVEDSFEYGHDEEEGLGEQESNLKAATRDDVKPELYGEIEELTTMFGNLSLNESGKSTQYMSANRYNTQQFKLMPGATVFQLARGSGPSYQEYYKSNSHGDYKKVEYNRNTLGTFDFAKRPMVYKGGRWENPVKNGSKVDLEQGAKKKGYGITSGKKLAEISKASRAVHFSIANRIMKNGAGQSSPDGWTWHHLPEEYKMVLVDRQVHRKHGHNGGKFLWK from the coding sequence ATGAAACAGTCATTATCGATTGAATCAGAATCACAGCAAGCTCGCCATTCTGCAGTATCAGCAAACAGCGTACTTGGTGTCCAAGCTTTTGCCGATAATCGCGAATCAACAGCCGCCCAGCGTCAATTAAAGATTGCCATGGCCAACTTCCCGCAAGCCGCAGCGCAACGGAGAACCAGTCAACTGATGAATAACAATCCGCGGCTGCTGGTGCAACGCAAAATGTTATCGGGAGAACCGGTGCAGTGCATAGAGGAAGACGAATCCTTGCAAAAGGAATCCGGGCCGATCCAACGAGTCGAAGAGGAAGAATTGCAGAAAAAAGCGGCCACGGATTTTCCCGCGCAATTGGAACAACAATCCTCCGCCAAGCCAAACAATACCGGCCTGCCGGACAATCTCAAATCCGGAATAGAGAATCTATCCGGTATGTCGATGGATTCCGTCCGGGTACATTACAACTCATCACAACCAGCGCAATTGAATGCACTGGCTTATGCGCAAGGAACCGACATTCATGTCGCGCCGGGGCAGGAGCAGCATTTGCCGCATGAGGTGCGGCCTGTTATGCAACAGGAACAGGAAAGGGTAAATCCTGCCACGCAGATGAAAGGTGTGGTGCAGCGCGATGAGGATAGAGACAAGAGTTATGCCAAGATAGGGGCGATGAGCACGCTTGGGTTACTTGGTGGTGCGGCATTGTTGGGTGGAGCACTGCCGACGTTAGGTTTACTCGCTGGTGGCGCAATTGTTGGTGGGGCAATTGGGTGGGGAGCATCAAGGTTGAGAGAGAGTTTTTTACCAGAGGGGCCATCGACATCACTGGCACCTGTAGAAGATAGTTTTGAATACGGACACGATGAAGAAGAGGGATTGGGGGAGCAGGAGTCGAATTTGAAGGCAGCTACTAGAGATGATGTTAAGCCCGAGCTTTATGGTGAAATAGAAGAATTAACAACCATGTTTGGGAATCTCAGTCTTAATGAAAGCGGTAAAAGTACTCAATACATGTCCGCAAATCGTTATAACACTCAGCAATTTAAGCTGATGCCAGGGGCAACAGTATTCCAACTTGCGCGTGGATCGGGACCGAGCTATCAGGAGTATTACAAATCAAACTCTCATGGGGATTACAAGAAAGTAGAATACAATCGTAATACATTGGGCACTTTTGATTTTGCCAAACGCCCTATGGTATACAAGGGGGGAAGATGGGAAAATCCTGTTAAGAACGGCTCAAAAGTTGATCTGGAGCAAGGTGCAAAGAAAAAAGGATATGGAATTACTAGTGGAAAGAAATTGGCTGAGATCAGCAAGGCATCTCGTGCTGTGCATTTTAGCATTGCGAATCGTATCATGAAGAATGGCGCTGGACAAAGCAGTCCAGATGGTTGGACTTGGCATCACTTGCCTGAGGAATACAAAATGGTGCTGGTCGATCGCCAGGTACACCGTAAGCATGGACATAACGGTGGTAAATTTCTCTGGAAATAA
- a CDS encoding class I SAM-dependent methyltransferase, with protein MDLIEKATVMHYHRHRIAEFQHGTVESLGWRGAHSQQVRYQVLAKVGNLSGKTILDAGCGYGDLKAFLDQHFSGFDYIGIDQMPEFIAEARKRFEGIERTTFYQTDFSTAELPQVDYVIASGVLGYRCKDDSFYTAMIGKLYNSARIALAFNMLDKSRFPQHDLLIGHDREEILTLCRVLSPRVECLNDYLEDDFTVLMYRNDG; from the coding sequence ATGGACTTGATTGAAAAAGCGACCGTCATGCACTATCACCGCCATCGCATTGCCGAATTTCAACACGGCACGGTCGAATCACTGGGATGGCGCGGCGCACATAGCCAGCAAGTGCGCTACCAAGTGCTGGCTAAAGTGGGTAACTTGAGTGGTAAGACGATACTCGATGCCGGGTGCGGATATGGCGATTTAAAAGCATTTCTGGACCAGCATTTCTCCGGCTTCGATTATATCGGCATCGATCAAATGCCGGAGTTTATCGCCGAAGCCCGGAAGCGCTTTGAAGGTATCGAACGGACAACTTTTTATCAAACCGACTTCAGCACCGCCGAGTTACCGCAGGTCGATTACGTCATCGCCAGCGGCGTATTGGGATACCGCTGTAAAGATGACAGTTTTTATACCGCCATGATCGGCAAACTGTATAACAGCGCCCGGATCGCGCTGGCTTTTAACATGCTGGATAAAAGCCGCTTCCCGCAGCATGATTTACTGATCGGACATGACCGGGAAGAAATTCTGACACTTTGCCGGGTACTGTCGCCGCGCGTAGAATGCCTCAATGATTACTTGGAAGATGATTTTACGGTGTTGATGTATCGGAACGACGGATAA
- a CDS encoding DsbA family protein — translation MSFPRIFYIHDPMCSWCYAFNRSWAALQQALPRDMEIVYLVGGLAPDTTEPMPLATQKMVQQAWQRIEQTVPGVHFNWDFWSRNTPIRSTYPACRAVLAAKKQRAEAEPEMIRAIQTAYYQQAKNPSLPETLQACADEVGLDAETFSEDLKSPAIESELQQQMQRARSMEVYSYPSLRLVINNAVFPIAIDYLDYRAMLDEIGTIESVAART, via the coding sequence ATGAGTTTTCCGCGAATTTTCTACATTCATGACCCCATGTGCAGCTGGTGCTACGCCTTCAACCGAAGCTGGGCCGCATTGCAGCAGGCTTTGCCACGCGACATGGAAATTGTTTACCTCGTTGGCGGCTTGGCGCCGGATACTACCGAACCGATGCCGCTCGCAACGCAAAAAATGGTGCAGCAAGCCTGGCAGCGCATCGAACAAACCGTTCCCGGTGTGCACTTCAATTGGGATTTCTGGTCGCGCAATACGCCGATCCGCTCAACTTATCCAGCTTGCCGGGCCGTTCTGGCAGCCAAAAAGCAACGCGCGGAAGCCGAACCGGAAATGATCCGCGCCATTCAAACCGCCTATTATCAACAAGCGAAGAATCCCTCACTGCCGGAAACCTTGCAAGCTTGCGCCGATGAAGTTGGATTGGACGCGGAAACCTTTAGCGAAGATCTGAAAAGCCCGGCGATAGAAAGTGAATTACAGCAGCAAATGCAACGAGCTAGAAGCATGGAAGTCTATTCCTACCCGTCTTTGCGGCTGGTCATTAACAATGCCGTGTTTCCGATTGCTATCGATTATTTGGATTATCGAGCCATGCTGGATGAGATAGGAACAATCGAATCGGTAGCGGCTCGTACTTGA
- the yjjJ gene encoding type II toxin-antitoxin system HipA family toxin YjjJ, with protein MSLHAETIRMRLLGGPLSGHQLSEIIGVSQPTISRALTELGDEVVRIGAARSIQYTLRDVMRGLPDFPVYRVDAEGRIRQLGMLIPVRPEGFVMCEENGAALHSHGLPWWLFDMRPQGYLGRAYAARYGVELGLPERLTDWADTHALRALLAHGHDVVGNLLLGDIARDRFLAASIPDPIEERQKAKEYARLALEAARGEKPGSSAGGEQPKFTAFATTPDGPRHVIVKFSEMEENPVSERWRDLLLAEHLALETLREAGIPAAKTRIVDHGSQRFLEAERFDRIGNLGRCALFSLAALDAEFVGAGTGGWPIIARCLAADGQIRQEAADRADLLWAFGTLIGNTDMHSGNLSFVSGQGLPYDIAPAYDMTPMTFAPRSGGGLQNAMSEASICAGVTNETWRYAEQLARVFLAQMKASTGFSHRFESCIAALEDYIKTASAKIDRLG; from the coding sequence ATGTCACTACACGCCGAGACTATTCGGATGCGACTATTGGGCGGGCCGCTATCCGGACATCAACTATCTGAAATTATTGGTGTCAGTCAACCAACGATCTCCCGTGCTCTGACCGAACTGGGCGATGAAGTCGTTCGGATTGGCGCTGCGCGATCTATTCAGTACACGCTGCGCGATGTCATGCGCGGCTTGCCGGACTTCCCGGTTTATCGAGTCGATGCGGAAGGCCGGATACGTCAGCTGGGAATGTTGATTCCAGTGCGTCCGGAAGGGTTCGTTATGTGCGAAGAGAATGGCGCCGCGCTTCATAGCCACGGCTTGCCCTGGTGGTTGTTTGACATGCGTCCCCAAGGGTATCTCGGCCGGGCATACGCTGCTCGTTACGGCGTTGAACTGGGGCTTCCGGAACGGCTCACGGACTGGGCCGATACTCACGCTTTGCGGGCGCTGCTTGCGCATGGCCATGATGTGGTAGGGAATCTGCTGCTGGGCGATATTGCGAGGGATCGTTTTCTCGCCGCTTCCATTCCCGATCCAATCGAGGAGAGACAAAAGGCCAAAGAATATGCTCGGTTGGCACTAGAAGCCGCTCGTGGTGAGAAACCCGGATCGTCAGCTGGAGGCGAGCAACCAAAATTCACCGCCTTCGCCACCACGCCCGATGGACCTCGGCACGTCATCGTGAAGTTCAGCGAGATGGAAGAAAATCCTGTGAGCGAACGCTGGCGTGATTTGTTGCTAGCCGAACATCTTGCGCTGGAAACGCTACGCGAGGCCGGTATCCCTGCCGCCAAGACACGGATAGTGGATCACGGCAGCCAACGTTTCCTTGAAGCGGAGCGTTTTGACCGTATCGGCAACTTGGGCCGGTGTGCACTATTCTCCTTAGCTGCATTGGACGCCGAATTCGTTGGCGCAGGAACAGGCGGTTGGCCCATCATCGCCCGCTGCCTGGCGGCTGACGGTCAGATTCGCCAAGAAGCAGCGGATCGGGCAGATCTCCTGTGGGCTTTCGGCACCCTGATCGGTAATACCGACATGCACAGCGGCAATCTGTCATTCGTCTCCGGACAGGGTCTCCCTTATGATATCGCACCGGCTTACGATATGACGCCAATGACCTTTGCACCCCGCAGTGGCGGCGGGCTACAGAACGCCATGTCCGAAGCAAGCATTTGCGCTGGTGTGACCAACGAAACCTGGCGATACGCCGAACAACTGGCTCGTGTGTTCCTCGCTCAAATGAAAGCGAGCACAGGATTCAGCCACCGGTTCGAATCGTGTATCGCTGCACTCGAGGACTACATCAAGACGGCCAGTGCTAAGATTGACCGGCTAGGATGA
- a CDS encoding DUF6279 family lipoprotein, with protein MPNTLRKSLARIALIAALLLFSGCSMLRLSYDNGPQLAWWWLDGYVDFSREQTPQAKHAIHQWFGWHRATQLPEYADWLAAIRSRIDGELTSTQVCSWSDELQAIIAPAFDHAVHLGTPVALRLGETQWRHLEKRYAKSNEELREDFLQPDPEDRQRAAIKRTVKRIENLYGDIDKAQRRLIIASLEASPFNPEAWLTERQRRQQETLRTLRLLAAESAAPELATASLRKLIEHTHRSDDPDYRAYQLKLAEHTCGFITRMHNSTTPAQRQHAHDKLKGWETDFRALTMDSRLQTALE; from the coding sequence ATGCCGAACACCCTACGGAAATCACTCGCAAGAATCGCGCTGATCGCTGCGCTGTTGCTGTTCAGCGGTTGCAGCATGCTGCGTCTGAGCTATGATAACGGGCCGCAATTGGCGTGGTGGTGGCTCGACGGGTATGTCGATTTCAGCCGGGAACAAACACCGCAGGCGAAGCACGCCATTCACCAATGGTTTGGCTGGCACCGCGCCACTCAATTGCCGGAATACGCGGATTGGTTAGCCGCGATACGCAGCCGGATCGACGGTGAGTTGACATCCACGCAAGTCTGTAGCTGGTCCGACGAGCTGCAAGCTATCATCGCGCCCGCTTTCGATCACGCCGTGCACCTCGGCACACCGGTGGCATTGCGTTTGGGTGAAACGCAATGGCGTCATCTCGAGAAACGTTATGCCAAGAGTAACGAGGAACTACGCGAAGATTTCCTGCAACCCGATCCCGAGGACCGGCAGCGCGCAGCCATCAAGCGGACGGTTAAACGCATCGAGAATCTGTACGGCGATATCGACAAAGCCCAGCGGCGCTTAATCATCGCCAGCCTTGAAGCTTCCCCTTTCAACCCGGAGGCATGGCTGACCGAACGCCAGCGGCGGCAACAAGAAACCTTGCGGACACTGCGCCTGCTCGCCGCCGAATCCGCCGCACCTGAACTGGCCACGGCTTCATTGCGGAAACTGATTGAACACACGCACCGCTCCGACGATCCGGACTACCGCGCTTACCAGTTGAAATTAGCCGAACACACCTGCGGCTTTATCACGCGCATGCACAACAGCACCACGCCAGCACAGCGCCAGCATGCGCACGATAAGCTCAAAGGCTGGGAGACGGATTTTCGTGCATTGACGATGGATAGCCGCTTGCAGACTGCGCTGGAGTAG
- a CDS encoding DUF4157 domain-containing protein, which yields MKRSLPVESERQQTRNPAAVAAISSVHQAFADNRESTENQRQLMTAMANSPQAIAQRKISQLIHNSSRMLAQRKILSGESLQRIEEDESLQKKSEPIQRIEEEELQKKAATDSPAQLEEQSSAQTNGTANNTGLPDNLKSGIENLSGMSMDSVRVHYNSSQPAQLNALAYAQGTDIHVAPGQEQHLPHEAWHVVQQAQGRVQPTMQMKEGIPINDDRGLEHEADVMGAKALGNAV from the coding sequence ATGAAACGATCATTACCGGTTGAATCAGAGCGGCAACAAACGCGCAATCCTGCTGCCGTGGCAGCTATATCATCCGTTCATCAAGCTTTTGCGGACAATCGTGAATCGACTGAAAATCAGCGTCAATTGATGACTGCTATGGCCAATTCTCCCCAAGCTATCGCGCAAAGAAAAATTAGCCAACTGATACACAATAGTTCGCGCATGCTGGCGCAGCGCAAAATACTATCCGGTGAATCCCTGCAGCGCATCGAGGAAGATGAATCGCTGCAAAAGAAATCCGAGCCGATCCAACGGATTGAAGAGGAAGAATTGCAGAAAAAAGCGGCTACGGATTCTCCCGCGCAATTGGAAGAGCAGTCTTCTGCGCAAACGAACGGCACCGCGAATAACACCGGCTTGCCGGATAACCTCAAATCCGGCATAGAGAATCTATCTGGTATGTCGATGGATTCGGTCCGGGTGCATTACAACTCATCGCAACCGGCGCAACTCAACGCGCTTGCCTATGCGCAAGGCACCGATATCCATGTCGCACCGGGGCAGGAGCAGCATTTGCCGCATGAAGCCTGGCATGTGGTGCAACAAGCGCAAGGCCGGGTGCAGCCGACGATGCAGATGAAGGAAGGTATTCCCATCAATGATGATCGTGGGTTGGAGCACGAAGCGGATGTGATGGGCGCGAAAGCATTAGGAAATGCTGTGTAG